In Strigops habroptila isolate Jane chromosome 2, bStrHab1.2.pri, whole genome shotgun sequence, one genomic interval encodes:
- the GTPBP8 gene encoding GTP-binding protein 8, translating to MVLLRAGGRSAPPLAALAQVLRLEQSRRTGLLFPLQKLERYLAPGTDTSRFRLFQPGLPALQRAEELFKSGRDHPIDYLSSAVRMAHAPALALPEVCFIGRSNVGKSSLIRALFSLSPEVEVRVSKTPGHTKKMNFFKVGKYFTLVDMPGYGYRAPQDFVEMVEAYLQERRNLKRTFMLIDGVVGLQKTDHVAVEMLEEFGIPYVIVLTKIDRASRGLLLKNVLEIQEYVKEKTQGCFPQLFLVSSLEFSGVHLLRCFVAHVTGNLPTVDTS from the exons ATGGTGCTGCTGCGGGCGGGTGGCCGGTCCGCGCCGCCGCTGGCAGCCCTGGCGCAGGTGCTGCGGCTGGAGCAGAGCCGCCGCACCGGCCTCCTGTTCCCGCTGCAGAAGCTGGAGCGGTACCTGGCTCCCGGCACCGACACGTCGCGGTTCCGCCTCTTCCAGCCCGGCCTGCCCGCCCTGCAGCGCGCCGAGGAGCTCTTCAAGTCCGGCCGCGACCACCCCATCGACTACCTGAGCTCCGCCGTCCGCATGGCGCACGCCCCGGCGCTGGCCCTGCCCGAG GTGTGCTTCATCGGCCGAAGCAACGTAGGGAAGTCATCTTTAATCCGGGCCTTGTTCTCACTGTCCCCAGAAGTGGAGGTCAGAGTGTCAAAAACTCCG GGCCACACCAAGAAGATGAATTTCTTCAAAGTAGGGAAGTACTTTACTCTGGTGGATATGCCAGGATACGGCTACCGTGCCCCGCAAGACTTTGTGGAGATGGTGGAGGCTTACCTGCAGGAACGGCGCAA CTTGAAGAGGACTTTTATGTTAATTGATGGTGTGGTAGGACTTCAGAAGACAGATCATGTTGCAGTAGAGATGCTGGAAGAGTTTGGGATTCCTTATGTG ATAGTGTTAACAAAAATTGACCGAGCTTCCAGAGGACTGTTGTTAAAGAATGTACTGGAGATCCAGGAGTATGTGAAGGAGAAAACTCAGGGGTGCTTTCCTCAGCTATTCCTGGTCAG TTCCCTGGAGTTTTCAGGGGTTCACCTGCTAAGGTGTTTTGTAGCCCATGTTACTGGAAACCTGCCCACGGTAGACACCAGCTGA